The genomic stretch ATTTAATTAGACTACTTTTGAAAACAGAATATACTCACTAACTGTTTCTTGTGGTCCAAATTATCCTGATGAAGCTCCTATTGTCAAATTCAATACAAAGATTTCTCTTGGATGTGTGGATGGGCATGGATTTGTCAGCCCAAGTTTTGCTGTACTAAAGCAGTGGCAAAGGAATTTTTATATTGAGAATGTTTTAATAGCGTTAAGACATGAAATGGCCTCCAATTCTAATCGAAGATTAGCTCAACCTCCTGAAGGTACTTTTTATGATGATTGATCTCATGCAGCCAAAGTTACTATATGAAGTGATGAAAGggaaaattaatatcatttaGGGTATACTAAAAATTTGCTTTCCTAATATTTGTTATACTACGAgctataaataaaaaaaaaaaaaaaaaaaggtcTTGGAATTAAGAATCCTATAATcttattatctttaatgAACTTTTTTTCTATCAATAACTTAATTCTTTCTATTTTTGTTGAATCTCATCTTGAATTATAATAGATTCTACGGCTAAACCTATTTTAGAATATTCAGATTCTGAGTtagaattgaaatatttaactATATCACCAACAATATTATGACCCTCCTCTAAGAGCTGATGTTTACAGTTTTGATAGATGATCGCCCTTGTTTTTGGCATCATCTTTTTTAGctttggaattaataaatcagCAGGAACCATATCATCATACAGACCCAAAAAAAAGCATACTCCAGTTATTCCTcttaatgaaatatatttatccaTAAATACTTTAAGAGCTTGTTC from Cryptosporidium parvum Iowa II chromosome 8, whole genome shotgun sequence encodes the following:
- a CDS encoding ubiquitin-conjugating enzyme E2 produces the protein MDEVIVPRSFRLLDELERGQKGQATDGVSWGLDQHDDITLSTWACTIFGPPNTTFENRIYSLTVSCGPNYPDEAPIVKFNTKISLGCVDGHGFVSPSFAVLKQWQRNFYIENVLIALRHEMASNSNRRLAQPPEGTFYDD